A region from the Leopardus geoffroyi isolate Oge1 chromosome C2, O.geoffroyi_Oge1_pat1.0, whole genome shotgun sequence genome encodes:
- the ZBTB38 gene encoding zinc finger and BTB domain-containing protein 38 isoform X2, with protein sequence MTVMSLSRDLKDDLHSDTVLSILNEQRIRGILCDVTIIVEDTKFKAHSNVLAASSLYFKNIFWSHTICISSHVLELDDLKAEVFTEILNYIYSSTVVVKRQETVTDLAAAGKKLGISFLEDLTDRNFSNSPGPYVFCITEKGVVKEEKNEKRHEEPAITNGPRITNAFSIIETENSNNMFSPLDLRASFKKVSDSMRTTSLCLERTDVCHEAEPVRTLAEHSYAVSSVAEAYRSQPVREHDSSSPGKTGKETCEALAAKPKTCRKPKTVSIPQASNSAAENRPPPPAASSEVNQERSPELPAVLPRSKSPNNEGDVRFSKEDENKSSDVPGPPTAEVPPLVYNCSCCSKSFDSSTLLSAHMQLHKPTQEPLVCKHCNKQFSTLNRLDRHEQICMRSSHMPVPGGNQRFLENYPTIGQNGSSFTGPEPLLSENRIGEFSSTGSTLPETDHMVKFVNGQMLYSCVVCKRSYVTLSSLRRHANVHSWRRTYPCHYCNKVFALAEYRTRHEIWHTGERRYQCIFCLETFMTYYILKNHQKSFHAIDHRLSISKKTANGGLKPSVYPYKLYRLLPMKCKRAPYKSYRNSSYENARESSQMNASASGPYVIQNPHSSELPTLNFQDRVNTLTSSPAVPLETSARQDMPASANVQSAEGTKWGEEALKVDLDNNFYSTEVSVSSTENAVSSDLPAGDVPVSSLSGGSENAASVISYSGSAPSVIVHSSQFSSVIMHSNAVAAMTSSSHRAPSDPAGSQPLKDDSKLEPDKAGRVVSRPKSIKEKKKIVPCNKGEIAEESKYVADPGGSLSKTASMKETSKIETYIAKPALPGTSTNSNVAPLCQITVKIGNEAIVKRHILGSKLFYKRGRRPKYQVQEETLPQESDPEANRDSPLGLCQSECVEMNEMFDDASDQDSTDKPWRPYYNYKPKKKSRQLRKMRKVNWKKEHEHRSPSNKCKYPAELDCAVGKAPQEKAFEEEENKEMPKLQCELCDGDKASGAGNQGRPHRHLTARPYACEFCAKQFQSPSTLKMHMRCHTGEKPYQCKTCGRCFSVQGNLQKHERIHLGVKEFICQYCNKAFTLNETLKIHERIHTGEKRYHCQFCFQSFLYLSTKRNHEQRHIWEHDGKGYACFQCPKICKTAAALGMHQKKHLFKSPSQREKVEGDMCHENSNPLENPHVNDSEDNDQKDNVQTIVENVL encoded by the coding sequence ATGACAGTCATGTCCCTTTCCAGGGACCTCAAGGACGACTTGCACAGTGACACAGTGCTCTCCATCTTAAATGAGCAGCGCATTCGGGGCATTTTATGCGATGTCACTATTATTGTGGAAGACACCAAATTTAAAGCCCACAGCAATGTCCTGGCTGCTTCAAgcctttatttcaaaaatatcttttggaGCCATACAATCTGTATTTCCAGCCATGTCCTGGAACTGGATGATCTCAAAGCTGAAGTGTTTACAGAGATCCTTAATTATATCTACAGCTCCACAGTTGTCGTCAAGAGACAGGAAACAGTCACGGATCTTGCAGCTGCAGGGAAAAAGCTGGGAATATCCTTCTTGGAAGACCTTACTGATCGCAACTTCTCCAATTCCCCTGGTCCCTATGTATTCTGCATTACTGAAAAGGGAgtggttaaagaagaaaaaaatgaaaaaaggcacGAAGAACCTGCCATCACCAATGGGCCAAGGATCACAAATGCATTTTCCATCATTGAAACAGAAAATAGTAATAACATGTTCTCTCCACTGGACTTGAGAGCAAGTTTCAAAAAGGTCTCCGACTCCATGAGAACCACCAGCCTCTGCCTGGAGAGGACTGACGTGTGCCACGAGGCAGAGCCCGTCCGCACGCTGGCGGAGCACTCATATGCAGTTTCCTCCGTGGCCGAGGCATACAGAAGTCAGCCCGTACGTGAACACGACAGCAGTTCGCCTGGTAAAACAGGTAAAGAAACCTGTGAAGCTCTAGCAGCAAAACCGAAAACGTGCCGAAAGCCAAAGACAGTCTCCATACCCCAGGCTTCCAATTCAGCTGCAGAAAATAGACCACCCCCTCCAGCAGCCAGCTCAGAGGTTAATCAGGAAAGAAGTCCAGAGCTGCCTGCCGTTCTTCCTCgttcaaaatctcccaacaacgAAGGAGATGTCCGTTTTTCCaaggaagatgaaaataaatcCTCTGACGTCCCGGGGCCGCCGACGGCAGAGGTCCCACCTCTCGTGTACAACTGCAGCTGTTGTTCCAAGTCCTTTGACAGTAGCACTTTGCTCAGTGCCCACATGCAGCTCCACAAGCCAACCCAGGAGCCGTTAGTGTGCAAGCACTGCAACAAGCAGTTCAGCACCCTGAACAGACTGGATCGGCACGAGCAGATTTGTATGAGGTCCAGCCACATGCCTGTTCCCGGAGGAAACCAACGCTTTTTAGAAAACTATCCAACCATCGGACAGAATGGAAGTTCGTTCACAGGTCCAGAACCGTTGCTCTCTGAAAACAGGATTGGTGAGTTTTCCAGTACCGGAAGTACCTTGCCAGAAACGGACCACATGGTTAAATTTGTTAATGGGCAGATGCTCTACAGCTGTGTTGTATGCAAACGTAGTTACGTGACTTTATCCAGCCTCCGAAGACATGCAAATGTTCACTCGTGGAGAAGAACATATCCATGTCATTACTGCAACAAAGTATTTGCATTGGCTGAGTACAGGACAAGACATGAAATTTGGCATACAGGGGAGAGGCGCTATCAGTGCATTTTCTGCCTTGAAACTTTCATGACCTACTATATTCTCAAAAACCATCAGAAGTCTTTCCATGCCATAGATCACAGACTTTCCATTAGTAAAAAAACAGCAAATGGAGGCTTGAAGCCTAGTGTGTATCCATATAAACTTTACAGGCTACTGCCTATGAAATGCAAGAGGGCTCCTTATAAGAGCTACCGAAATTCTTCCTATGAAAATGCTCGAGAAAGCAGTCAGATGAATGCGTCAGCATCTGGTCCCTATGTCATTCAGAATCCACACAGCTCTGAGTTACCGACGCTGAATTTCCAAGACCGCGTCAACACCCTCACCAGCAGTCCAGCCGTCCCCTTGGAAACATCTGCACGCCAGGACATGCCCGCTTCTGCCAACGTACAGAGCGCAGAGGGGACCAAGTGGGGAGAGGAAGCACTGAAAGTCGATCTCGACAATAACTTTTATTCTACCGAGGTGTCGGTTTCTTCCACTGAGAATGCTGTCAGCTCTGACCTCCCAGCAGGGGACGTGCCTGTTTCGTCTTTGAGTGGTGGCAGTGAGAACGCAGCCTCTGTGATCAGCTACAGTGGCTCAGCACCCTCGGTCATTGTGCATAGTAGCCAGTTCTCATCAGTGATAATGCACAGCAACGCCGTTGCCGCCATGACCAGCAGCAGCCACAGAGCCCCTTCGGACCCAGCAGGCAGTCAGCCCCTGAAAGACGACAGCAAACTCGAGCCTGACAAAGCGGGCAGGGTCGTCAGCAGACCCAAAAGcattaaggagaaaaagaagattgTGCCGTGTAACAAGGGGGAGATAGCAGAGGAGTCCAAATACGTCGCTGATCCCGGAGGGTCATTGAGCAAAACCGCAAGTATGAAAGAAACCAGTAAAATTGAAACCTACATTGCAAAGCCTGCTCTGCCAGGAACCTCCACAAACAGCAACGTGGCGCCCCTTTGCCAGATAACGGTGAAAATTGGAAACGAAGCCATCGTGAAAAGGCACATCCTAGGATCTAAGTTGTTCTATAAAAGAGGGAGAAGACCCAAGTATCAAGTGCAGGAGGAGACCTTGCCACAAGAGAGTGACCCAGAAGCCAACAGAGACAGCCCACTCGGGCTCTGCCAGTCCGAGTGTGTGGAAATGAACGAGATGTTCGATGACGCCAGCGACCAGGATTCCACTGACAAACCTTGGCGTCCTTACTACAACTACAAACCCAAAAAGAAATCCAGACagttgaggaaaatgaggaaggtCAACTGGAAGAAAGAACATGAACACAGGAGCCCAAGCAATAAGTGTAAATACCCAGCAGAACTGGACTGCGCTGTGGGGAAAGCTCCTCAGGAGAAGGCctttgaggaagaagaaaataaagagatgcCCAAGCTGCAGTGCGAACTCTGCGATGGAGACAAAGCCTCGGGGGCCGGCAATCAAGGAAGGCCCCACCGGCATCTCACTGCTAGGCCTTACGCCTGCGAGTTCTGTGCCAAGCAGTTCCAGAGCCCTTCCACGCTCAAGATGCACATGCGGTGTCACACCGGAGAGAAGCCGTACCAGTGCAAGACCTGTGGGCGGTGCTTCTCGGTGCAGGGAAACTTACAGAAACACGAACGCATCCACCTGGGCGTGAAGGAGTTCATCTGTCAGTACTGCAACAAGGCATTCACGTTGAACGAGACGCTCAAAATCCACGAAAGAATCCACACCGGCGAAAAGCGTTACCACTGTCAGTTCTGCTTTCAGAGTTTTTTGTACCTTTCCACAAAAAGGAATCATGAGCAGAGGCACATTTGGGAGCATGATGGGAAGGGCTATGCCTGCTTCCAGTGCCCCAAAATTTGCAAAACAGCTGCTGCCCTTGGAATGCACCAGAAGAAACACTTATTCAAGAGCCCAAGTCAGCGGGAGAAAGTCGAAGGTGACATGTGCCATGAGAACTCAAATCCTCTGGAGAACCCACATGTCAATGATTCAGAAGACAATGACCAAAAGGATAATGTGCAAACCATTGTTGAAAATGTCCTTTGA
- the ZBTB38 gene encoding zinc finger and BTB domain-containing protein 38 isoform X1 produces MDPQGNALAPEQLSPMTVMSLSRDLKDDLHSDTVLSILNEQRIRGILCDVTIIVEDTKFKAHSNVLAASSLYFKNIFWSHTICISSHVLELDDLKAEVFTEILNYIYSSTVVVKRQETVTDLAAAGKKLGISFLEDLTDRNFSNSPGPYVFCITEKGVVKEEKNEKRHEEPAITNGPRITNAFSIIETENSNNMFSPLDLRASFKKVSDSMRTTSLCLERTDVCHEAEPVRTLAEHSYAVSSVAEAYRSQPVREHDSSSPGKTGKETCEALAAKPKTCRKPKTVSIPQASNSAAENRPPPPAASSEVNQERSPELPAVLPRSKSPNNEGDVRFSKEDENKSSDVPGPPTAEVPPLVYNCSCCSKSFDSSTLLSAHMQLHKPTQEPLVCKHCNKQFSTLNRLDRHEQICMRSSHMPVPGGNQRFLENYPTIGQNGSSFTGPEPLLSENRIGEFSSTGSTLPETDHMVKFVNGQMLYSCVVCKRSYVTLSSLRRHANVHSWRRTYPCHYCNKVFALAEYRTRHEIWHTGERRYQCIFCLETFMTYYILKNHQKSFHAIDHRLSISKKTANGGLKPSVYPYKLYRLLPMKCKRAPYKSYRNSSYENARESSQMNASASGPYVIQNPHSSELPTLNFQDRVNTLTSSPAVPLETSARQDMPASANVQSAEGTKWGEEALKVDLDNNFYSTEVSVSSTENAVSSDLPAGDVPVSSLSGGSENAASVISYSGSAPSVIVHSSQFSSVIMHSNAVAAMTSSSHRAPSDPAGSQPLKDDSKLEPDKAGRVVSRPKSIKEKKKIVPCNKGEIAEESKYVADPGGSLSKTASMKETSKIETYIAKPALPGTSTNSNVAPLCQITVKIGNEAIVKRHILGSKLFYKRGRRPKYQVQEETLPQESDPEANRDSPLGLCQSECVEMNEMFDDASDQDSTDKPWRPYYNYKPKKKSRQLRKMRKVNWKKEHEHRSPSNKCKYPAELDCAVGKAPQEKAFEEEENKEMPKLQCELCDGDKASGAGNQGRPHRHLTARPYACEFCAKQFQSPSTLKMHMRCHTGEKPYQCKTCGRCFSVQGNLQKHERIHLGVKEFICQYCNKAFTLNETLKIHERIHTGEKRYHCQFCFQSFLYLSTKRNHEQRHIWEHDGKGYACFQCPKICKTAAALGMHQKKHLFKSPSQREKVEGDMCHENSNPLENPHVNDSEDNDQKDNVQTIVENVL; encoded by the coding sequence ATGACAGTCATGTCCCTTTCCAGGGACCTCAAGGACGACTTGCACAGTGACACAGTGCTCTCCATCTTAAATGAGCAGCGCATTCGGGGCATTTTATGCGATGTCACTATTATTGTGGAAGACACCAAATTTAAAGCCCACAGCAATGTCCTGGCTGCTTCAAgcctttatttcaaaaatatcttttggaGCCATACAATCTGTATTTCCAGCCATGTCCTGGAACTGGATGATCTCAAAGCTGAAGTGTTTACAGAGATCCTTAATTATATCTACAGCTCCACAGTTGTCGTCAAGAGACAGGAAACAGTCACGGATCTTGCAGCTGCAGGGAAAAAGCTGGGAATATCCTTCTTGGAAGACCTTACTGATCGCAACTTCTCCAATTCCCCTGGTCCCTATGTATTCTGCATTACTGAAAAGGGAgtggttaaagaagaaaaaaatgaaaaaaggcacGAAGAACCTGCCATCACCAATGGGCCAAGGATCACAAATGCATTTTCCATCATTGAAACAGAAAATAGTAATAACATGTTCTCTCCACTGGACTTGAGAGCAAGTTTCAAAAAGGTCTCCGACTCCATGAGAACCACCAGCCTCTGCCTGGAGAGGACTGACGTGTGCCACGAGGCAGAGCCCGTCCGCACGCTGGCGGAGCACTCATATGCAGTTTCCTCCGTGGCCGAGGCATACAGAAGTCAGCCCGTACGTGAACACGACAGCAGTTCGCCTGGTAAAACAGGTAAAGAAACCTGTGAAGCTCTAGCAGCAAAACCGAAAACGTGCCGAAAGCCAAAGACAGTCTCCATACCCCAGGCTTCCAATTCAGCTGCAGAAAATAGACCACCCCCTCCAGCAGCCAGCTCAGAGGTTAATCAGGAAAGAAGTCCAGAGCTGCCTGCCGTTCTTCCTCgttcaaaatctcccaacaacgAAGGAGATGTCCGTTTTTCCaaggaagatgaaaataaatcCTCTGACGTCCCGGGGCCGCCGACGGCAGAGGTCCCACCTCTCGTGTACAACTGCAGCTGTTGTTCCAAGTCCTTTGACAGTAGCACTTTGCTCAGTGCCCACATGCAGCTCCACAAGCCAACCCAGGAGCCGTTAGTGTGCAAGCACTGCAACAAGCAGTTCAGCACCCTGAACAGACTGGATCGGCACGAGCAGATTTGTATGAGGTCCAGCCACATGCCTGTTCCCGGAGGAAACCAACGCTTTTTAGAAAACTATCCAACCATCGGACAGAATGGAAGTTCGTTCACAGGTCCAGAACCGTTGCTCTCTGAAAACAGGATTGGTGAGTTTTCCAGTACCGGAAGTACCTTGCCAGAAACGGACCACATGGTTAAATTTGTTAATGGGCAGATGCTCTACAGCTGTGTTGTATGCAAACGTAGTTACGTGACTTTATCCAGCCTCCGAAGACATGCAAATGTTCACTCGTGGAGAAGAACATATCCATGTCATTACTGCAACAAAGTATTTGCATTGGCTGAGTACAGGACAAGACATGAAATTTGGCATACAGGGGAGAGGCGCTATCAGTGCATTTTCTGCCTTGAAACTTTCATGACCTACTATATTCTCAAAAACCATCAGAAGTCTTTCCATGCCATAGATCACAGACTTTCCATTAGTAAAAAAACAGCAAATGGAGGCTTGAAGCCTAGTGTGTATCCATATAAACTTTACAGGCTACTGCCTATGAAATGCAAGAGGGCTCCTTATAAGAGCTACCGAAATTCTTCCTATGAAAATGCTCGAGAAAGCAGTCAGATGAATGCGTCAGCATCTGGTCCCTATGTCATTCAGAATCCACACAGCTCTGAGTTACCGACGCTGAATTTCCAAGACCGCGTCAACACCCTCACCAGCAGTCCAGCCGTCCCCTTGGAAACATCTGCACGCCAGGACATGCCCGCTTCTGCCAACGTACAGAGCGCAGAGGGGACCAAGTGGGGAGAGGAAGCACTGAAAGTCGATCTCGACAATAACTTTTATTCTACCGAGGTGTCGGTTTCTTCCACTGAGAATGCTGTCAGCTCTGACCTCCCAGCAGGGGACGTGCCTGTTTCGTCTTTGAGTGGTGGCAGTGAGAACGCAGCCTCTGTGATCAGCTACAGTGGCTCAGCACCCTCGGTCATTGTGCATAGTAGCCAGTTCTCATCAGTGATAATGCACAGCAACGCCGTTGCCGCCATGACCAGCAGCAGCCACAGAGCCCCTTCGGACCCAGCAGGCAGTCAGCCCCTGAAAGACGACAGCAAACTCGAGCCTGACAAAGCGGGCAGGGTCGTCAGCAGACCCAAAAGcattaaggagaaaaagaagattgTGCCGTGTAACAAGGGGGAGATAGCAGAGGAGTCCAAATACGTCGCTGATCCCGGAGGGTCATTGAGCAAAACCGCAAGTATGAAAGAAACCAGTAAAATTGAAACCTACATTGCAAAGCCTGCTCTGCCAGGAACCTCCACAAACAGCAACGTGGCGCCCCTTTGCCAGATAACGGTGAAAATTGGAAACGAAGCCATCGTGAAAAGGCACATCCTAGGATCTAAGTTGTTCTATAAAAGAGGGAGAAGACCCAAGTATCAAGTGCAGGAGGAGACCTTGCCACAAGAGAGTGACCCAGAAGCCAACAGAGACAGCCCACTCGGGCTCTGCCAGTCCGAGTGTGTGGAAATGAACGAGATGTTCGATGACGCCAGCGACCAGGATTCCACTGACAAACCTTGGCGTCCTTACTACAACTACAAACCCAAAAAGAAATCCAGACagttgaggaaaatgaggaaggtCAACTGGAAGAAAGAACATGAACACAGGAGCCCAAGCAATAAGTGTAAATACCCAGCAGAACTGGACTGCGCTGTGGGGAAAGCTCCTCAGGAGAAGGCctttgaggaagaagaaaataaagagatgcCCAAGCTGCAGTGCGAACTCTGCGATGGAGACAAAGCCTCGGGGGCCGGCAATCAAGGAAGGCCCCACCGGCATCTCACTGCTAGGCCTTACGCCTGCGAGTTCTGTGCCAAGCAGTTCCAGAGCCCTTCCACGCTCAAGATGCACATGCGGTGTCACACCGGAGAGAAGCCGTACCAGTGCAAGACCTGTGGGCGGTGCTTCTCGGTGCAGGGAAACTTACAGAAACACGAACGCATCCACCTGGGCGTGAAGGAGTTCATCTGTCAGTACTGCAACAAGGCATTCACGTTGAACGAGACGCTCAAAATCCACGAAAGAATCCACACCGGCGAAAAGCGTTACCACTGTCAGTTCTGCTTTCAGAGTTTTTTGTACCTTTCCACAAAAAGGAATCATGAGCAGAGGCACATTTGGGAGCATGATGGGAAGGGCTATGCCTGCTTCCAGTGCCCCAAAATTTGCAAAACAGCTGCTGCCCTTGGAATGCACCAGAAGAAACACTTATTCAAGAGCCCAAGTCAGCGGGAGAAAGTCGAAGGTGACATGTGCCATGAGAACTCAAATCCTCTGGAGAACCCACATGTCAATGATTCAGAAGACAATGACCAAAAGGATAATGTGCAAACCATTGTTGAAAATGTCCTTTGA